The genomic window TGGGCGATGGCGAGTAGGTGCAGCACGGTGTTCGAAGAGCCGCCAAGCGCCAGGTCGACGCGGATCGCGTTCTCGAACGCCTCGCGGGTCAGGATGGAGCGCGGGGTGATGTTCTCGCGCACGAGGTCGACGATGCGCTCGCCCGAGGCGAAGGCGATGCGGCGCTTGAGCGCCGAGACGGCGAGTGCGGTGCCGCAGCGCGGCAGGCTCATCCCCATGGTCTCGGTGAGGATCGCCATGGTGTTCGCGGTGAAGAGCCCCTGGCAGGAACCCATGCCGGGGCAGGCGTTCTCCTCGCAGCGGGCGAGTTCCTGGTCGTCGATGACGCCGGCCTTGTAGCGGGCCATCGCCTCGAAGGTGTCGGTGACGAAGGAGTACTTCCTGCCGGCGTCGCCGCGGCCGCTCATCATGGGGCCTGCGGTGACCACGATGCAGGGGATGTCGAGACGGGCTGCCGCCATGAGCATGCCCGGGGTGATCTTGTCGCAGTTGGTCAGAAGGACGAGGCCGTCCAGGCGGTGCGCCTCGGCGACCGACTCGACCATGTCCGCGATCAGTTCGCGGGTCGGCAGCGAGTAGTGCATCCCCTTGTGCCCCATGGAGATGCCGTCGCATACGCCGGGAATGCCGAAGAAGAAGGAGTAGCCGCCGCCGGTGTGCACCCCCTTCTCGATGAAGCGCTCGAGGTCGCGCATCCCGACGTGGCCGGGGATGAGATCGGTGAAGCTTGTGGCGATGCCGATGAAGGGTTTTCCCATCTCGCTCTGCGGGAGGCCGGTTCCTTTCAAAAGGGCGCGGTGCGGGGTACGCTCAAGCCCTTGGGTGATCATGTCGCTACGCATGCAGTTCTCCCATGACGCCGGCGGCACTCTGTTCGAGGAGGCCGAACCGGCAGTTGATCTTGCCAAAAACTGTGTAGTTGAGAACAGTTACCGAGAATTGGTAGGAAGGGTCACCATAATACATTAAAACGGGGCTGTCAACAGACTAAAACGGTGTTAAAGGGACTCGCGCTTTCGTTTCGCGATCTCCGCCTCGGAGGCGCGCAGGTAGACGGGGTTTAGCTGGGCAAGCGGCGTGAACTTCCCGGCCCGGGCCGCCTCGCGTGCCAGCACCGCTCCGGCGCTCGCGCGCGGCAGGTTCGCGTGCCAGGGAGGGAAGATGGCAAGCTCGCCGACCGTTTCGGCGATCAAGTCGCGGTAGCGCACCGCGCCGTCCCCAATGAAGACGGTCGGCTGGGTGATCCGGGAAAGAAAGTCCTGCGGGGGGAGAACGGCGTCGGCAAAGACGGCCTCGGGGAGCGAGCCTAAGCGGTAAAGGGCGGCGTAGACCTCGGCCTTGCGCGCATCGAACATGGGTGCCACCTGTGCCGAGCAGTAAGGGAGGTTCATGGCGAGCATGGCGAGGGAGGAGAAGCCGACCGCGGGCTTGCCGGTCGCGATGGCAAGTCCCTTGACCGTTGCGATCCCGACGCGCACCCCGGTGAAGGAGCCGGGGCCGAGCGAGACGGCGAAGGCATCGACTCCTTCCGGGGCGAGACGCGCCGCCTTCAGGAGCTCGGAAACCGAGTCCATGAGGCGGCCCGAGTTGCAGCGGCCTTCGCCTAAGATGCACTCGCCGAGCAGGGTCGCACCGTCGGAGAGCGCAACCGAGGAGCAGTTGCTGGAGGTGTCGATGGTGAGTATCTTCATCGATCAGGCCTTACTGGCAAACATGCGCGCGATGTCGTTGTAGAAGGCGAGCATCATGAGGCTGATCAGGAGCACGAGCCCTATCTGCTGCGCGATCTCGCGGGTTCGCTTGCTGACCGGTCTGCGGAGCACCAGCTCGATCACGAAGAAGGCCAAGTGCCCGCCGTCCAGGATCGGCACCGGCAGAAGGTTAAGCACACCGAGGTTCACGGAGAGAAGCGCGACGAAGGCTAAGAAACTCACCCCGCCAGCGGCTGCCTGTTCGCCCGCCATCTTGACGATCATGATCGGTCCGCCGATGTTGTCCAGCGGGATGGCCCGCTCCACGAGGCGCACCAGCGAAAGCACGGTGAGCTCGATCACGTTCCAGCACTGGGCGCTCCCCTTGACGATGGCCTCGCCCGGAGGGAAATGATCGATTACGGTTTCTCCGGCGGCGACGACGCCGATGATCGGCTGGGTGACGGTCTCGCCCAGGACGTTCTTCGCAACGCGCTTCTCAGGGACCATGTTGAAGTTCAGGCGTGACTGGCCGCGCTCGACCTCGACCTGCACCGGCGCCCCTTTCCCCTCGGCGATCACCTTGGCGAACTCGTCCCAGCGCGTTACCGCTTTGCCGTTCACGATCCGGATCGCGTCGCCGGTTTTGATCCCCGCCCGCGCCGCGGGCTTGTCCGGCATCACCTCGCCGACCTTCGTGGTCAGGGATGGCACGCCGACCATGAAGAGGAGGATGAAGATCAGGTAGGCGAAAAGGAGGTTGAAGACGGGGCCGGCGGCGACGATGACGATGCGCTGCAGCACCGGCTTGTCGGCAAAGGAGCGCTTTTTGTCCTCATCGGAGAGTTCTGCCTCCTCCCCTTCCCCCACCATCTTCACGTACCCGCCCAGCGGAAACGCCGAAATCACGTATTCGGTCTCCCCCACCTGCTTGCCGAAGATCTTCGGCCCGAAGCCTAGGGAAAACTTCTCGACACCGACCTTGAAGGCCTTGGCGAACAGGAAATGACCGAGTTCGTGAATGAAGATCAACGCCCCGAGGGCTATGATTGCGAAAAGTATGCTCATCGTCGTCCCTTTTTTCGGCGGGCGGCACCCTGCCGTCACCGCCCCTGTGGCACGTCATGCGTGCGGATCGGCGGTGGTTTGAGTTATTCCATCACCCCAAGGACTTCCCTGGCGGTTCTTCTTCCCCAGCGGTCTGCCTCC from Geomonas ferrireducens includes these protein-coding regions:
- the ilvD gene encoding dihydroxy-acid dehydratase, yielding MRSDMITQGLERTPHRALLKGTGLPQSEMGKPFIGIATSFTDLIPGHVGMRDLERFIEKGVHTGGGYSFFFGIPGVCDGISMGHKGMHYSLPTRELIADMVESVAEAHRLDGLVLLTNCDKITPGMLMAAARLDIPCIVVTAGPMMSGRGDAGRKYSFVTDTFEAMARYKAGVIDDQELARCEENACPGMGSCQGLFTANTMAILTETMGMSLPRCGTALAVSALKRRIAFASGERIVDLVRENITPRSILTREAFENAIRVDLALGGSSNTVLHLLAIAHEAGVDLPLNTFDILSKETPQIASMNPAGEHFMEDLDAAGGVAGVMKQLGDKIHDCPTLMGLSTKEIAASLKAVDESVIRPMDAPVKKEGGIAVLFGNIAPEGAVVKQSGVGEKMMQFTGTARCFDSEDLAMAAIMEGRIKSGDMVVIRYEGPKGGPGMREMLAPTAAIMGLGLGDSVALITDGRFSGGTRGPCVGHISPEAAVGGPIALVEDGDKIELDIPSRSLKLLVSDEELAARRARWVAPEPKIKKGWLARYAKVVTSAHTGAITTAE
- the tsaB gene encoding tRNA (adenosine(37)-N6)-threonylcarbamoyltransferase complex dimerization subunit type 1 TsaB, whose protein sequence is MKILTIDTSSNCSSVALSDGATLLGECILGEGRCNSGRLMDSVSELLKAARLAPEGVDAFAVSLGPGSFTGVRVGIATVKGLAIATGKPAVGFSSLAMLAMNLPYCSAQVAPMFDARKAEVYAALYRLGSLPEAVFADAVLPPQDFLSRITQPTVFIGDGAVRYRDLIAETVGELAIFPPWHANLPRASAGAVLAREAARAGKFTPLAQLNPVYLRASEAEIAKRKRESL
- the rseP gene encoding RIP metalloprotease RseP, with the translated sequence MSILFAIIALGALIFIHELGHFLFAKAFKVGVEKFSLGFGPKIFGKQVGETEYVISAFPLGGYVKMVGEGEEAELSDEDKKRSFADKPVLQRIVIVAAGPVFNLLFAYLIFILLFMVGVPSLTTKVGEVMPDKPAARAGIKTGDAIRIVNGKAVTRWDEFAKVIAEGKGAPVQVEVERGQSRLNFNMVPEKRVAKNVLGETVTQPIIGVVAAGETVIDHFPPGEAIVKGSAQCWNVIELTVLSLVRLVERAIPLDNIGGPIMIVKMAGEQAAAGGVSFLAFVALLSVNLGVLNLLPVPILDGGHLAFFVIELVLRRPVSKRTREIAQQIGLVLLISLMMLAFYNDIARMFASKA